One Candidatus Methylomirabilota bacterium genomic window, TAACAGTAAATCACGAGTCAAGGAATGTCAATGGGTAGACGCTGAAAACGGGGTGTCACGCCTGCGCCATCCTGGAAACCCGATGCTCATCAGCGGCTGACCGCAACACGTGCTCGCAATGCGTTGCTCGTGTGATTCTGTTCATCCACCACAAAGACCTCGACAATTTTAATCCCCTCGCTCTCCCATTTAAGGCTTGTTTCAACCTGTCCGATGGCCTGGCCGTACTTATCAGTTTTCAGGTTCACGACCTTCGGCGCAAAGGCTGGTCTGTAGATCCATTCCCGAACCTCAGAAGGAAAGATGCGAACCTCCACAATGTCAGCGTCGGTGTCCTGAAAATCAAAGGTGACTCTCACCGCTTCCCCGACCCTCACCTTCACAGGTTCGATCCGGAGATTAGAGATGATCGGCACACCCGGTCCTGCTGCGGTCGGCTTTATTCGCCAGCTCGCACAGGCTGAAAGTGCGAAGGCCAGAACGCTCACCAGCATTACCCGCTTCACCATCCTCCACCCCGAAGGTCTGTCATTACTCTTCAGCATCCTCGGATTTCCTCTCCACCCCCTCAAGACTCACCCGGTAGGTTCCCCTCCCTCCTTCCACACCGACGCAATACGATCCGGTCCCAAGGCGTAATCGGTAACTATCCCGCTTGTCCGGTAGACTCTGCCATGTTCGCCGCAATGCGTCAAATCTTCGCTCATGGGCGCGCAGGGCAGCGTATGCCTCCGGCGCGGAGATCTGACAAAATCGGATAACCTGCCCTGGCGTGGCCTGGCCCAATCGAAAGATGTCTTCTTGTATGACAACCGCAATCTTTGTGTAGCCGCCCGTCGTCTGGCGGTCAGCCAATAAGATCATCGGCTGGCCGTCAGCCGCCACCTGCACCGCCCCCAGCGGAGTCGAGTCGGAGATGATATCCGCGCCCGATCGGTGGGCGATCGGCGCTCCCTGGAGCCTGGCGCCCATCCGATCCATCTGTTGTGTAAGACGGTACGATCCGCTCAAGAACGCGCGAATTCCTTCGGGGGTAAAGTGGTCCGCTTGCAACCCAAGGACCACACGCACCGTAAGGACATCACCTATCGGCTCCAACCATCCCGGTGGCAGTCGGCGTCCCCTGAGCGCCATGGGCTGTCGCCAGACCCGGCCGATCGGCAGACGATCGCCCTCACGCAAGGCCCGGCCTTGAAAACCGCCAAATGCGGCAGGGAGACAGGTGGAGCGGCTCCCGAGCATGATCGGCACATCGATCCCTCCGGCAACAGCCAGGTAGGCGCGCAGCCCTCGTCGGGCGCGCTGGAGTTCAAGGATCTGACCGCCCCGGATGTCGATGGCTGTCCCGCATTCAACCGGCTTCCCGTCGACGAGCGGTTGCATATCCGCCCCAACGACCGCTACGACCAAGTCGAGGAGTGCACGGAGCGTCGGCCCCGCCGCCGTCGCCTCTAACCCCGCAAATCCTTCCTCGTTATCAAGCAGGAGGTTGGCGGCCCGCAGCGCGGTCCGATCCATGGCGCCGGAAGTCGGCACGCTGTATTTCTGATACCCGATCCGTCCGAGGTCTTGAACGGTGGTCAGCAACCCTGGCCTGATAATCTCAAAGGTGTCCACACCGTTCGCTTTCGTACTCCTGCGGCTCAATTCGTACGAATCGGACCTTATCACCCGGTAGAAGTAGTGTCGGTACATCGGCGGACGGGTCGAAGAGACGCACCGGTGTCCGGCCTATGATTCGCCAGCCCCCCGGGCTCTCAACGGGATAGACACCCGTCTGCCTCCCACCGATCCCGACGGAGCCGGCCCGCACCTTGAGGCGAGGCGTGGACAGCCGGGGGACCGCGAGCCGTTCCGAGAGGTCACCAAGGTAGGGGAACCCCGCCATAAAACCCAGCATGTAGACATGATAGAGCGACTCCGAATGAAAACGAATCACCTCGTCCTGTGAAAGACTACTGTGGCGAGCGACGAACTCGAGGTCGGGGCCGTATTCACCACCATAGACGGTCGGGACTTCTATCATCTTTGACGGCTGATCAACGTGGTCTCCTAATGAACCGTACAGCAGGCCGACCTGCCGCTTTAAGGCGTCACGGCTGACTACGAGCGGGTCGTAGTAGATCGCGAGCGATCGATAGGTGGGCACAGCTTCCAGCACGCCTTTCACCCGCGCCTGTTCCAAAGTCAGGCCCAACGCCCGGACTTGCCGGTTCACGGCGAGATCGATCTCGTTGCCCAACTCTACTACCAGACAGCTCTCTCCGCCGTCAAGAAACCTGACCGACAAGGATCTCCTCCAGCGGCATGGTCTTGACCCCCGCCAGCGCCAGTCGCTCTCGAAGCCGCTTCGCAATGGCCGGCGCGCCGGGGGTATCGCCATGCAGGCAGACGGTATCCACCGAACAGGAGATCATCCGACCGGTGACGGCCCGTACCTTTCCTTCCACCATCAACAGTACCTGATCGGCCACCGCATCGGAATCGGTGAGGAGTGCGCCGGGCGCCGAGCGGGAAACCAGGCTTCCGTCTTCGTTGTAGGCGCGATCGCCGAACCCCTCCACCGCCACCCTCAGGCCCGCCTCCCGCCCGGCCCCCACAAGCTCAGATCCGGGCGGCCCCACCAGAATCAGGTTGGGGTCAACGTCGGTGATCGCCCCTGTAACTGCCTTGGACAGCAGCCGATCATTGGCGGCCATATGATAGAGTGCCCCATGGGGTTTGACATGTTGAAGTCGCATCCCTTCAGCCTTTGCAAAGGCGTAAAGCGCCCCGATCTGGTAGAGGAGATAGTCCCTCGCTTCCTTCGGCGAAAGCTGCATCGGCCGGCGACCGAAGCCCAATAAATCCGGGTAGCCCGGGTGCGCTCCCACCCTGACACCGTGCGTCCTCGCCAGCTTGACGGTTCGTCGCATCACTTGTGGATCCCCGCCATGCCATCCGCAGGCAATGCTCGCCGAGGTGAGATACGGCATCAGCGCCTCGTCGCTCCCTATCGTCCAAGCGCCGAAGCTCTCCCCGACATCACTGTTCAGATCAATCCGCTTCGCGGTCATCGCAGGTTTAGCTCCGGGAGGTCATAAGCAACTTCTCCTGCGCGCGCCTCTTCTGTCGTCGGAGAAGTTGACATATGGTGAATTTTACAATATTGTGGCAACCAATGAAAGGTCTTTGCCGCATAAGTTTTTCGACAGGTTAGAGCGCTGGTGGTTCGGGTGGTAAACTGGTGCTGTTCAACGCAATACACACCGCAAGGAGGCGACCATGGCTGAGACGATCAAGCGTGTGGATTACTTCTATCTTGAAACCCCCAACAAGCCAGGAGAAGCGGCGCGCGTGCTGAACGCGATCAAGGAGGCCGGGCACAACCTGCTGGCCTTCTCCGGGTTTCCCAAAGGCCGGCGCGCCCAGTTGGATTTTATCCCGGACGATTCGGCAGCCTTTGCGAAATGCGCCAAGAAAGCCGGGTGCACGCTCAGCAAAAAGAAGAGCGGCTTTCTCATCCAGGGCGAGGACCGCATCGGCGCCGTCGCCGACGTCATGAGTAAGCTGGCGGATGCAAAGATCAACGTTACCGCTTGCACTGCCGTCTGTGCCGGCGGAAATCGGTACGGCGCCATCCTCTGGGTCAAGGCGCCGGACCTCAGGCGGGCCGCGAAAGTACTCGGTGCCGCC contains:
- a CDS encoding biotin-dependent carboxyltransferase family protein, encoding MYRHYFYRVIRSDSYELSRRSTKANGVDTFEIIRPGLLTTVQDLGRIGYQKYSVPTSGAMDRTALRAANLLLDNEEGFAGLEATAAGPTLRALLDLVVAVVGADMQPLVDGKPVECGTAIDIRGGQILELQRARRGLRAYLAVAGGIDVPIMLGSRSTCLPAAFGGFQGRALREGDRLPIGRVWRQPMALRGRRLPPGWLEPIGDVLTVRVVLGLQADHFTPEGIRAFLSGSYRLTQQMDRMGARLQGAPIAHRSGADIISDSTPLGAVQVAADGQPMILLADRQTTGGYTKIAVVIQEDIFRLGQATPGQVIRFCQISAPEAYAALRAHERRFDALRRTWQSLPDKRDSYRLRLGTGSYCVGVEGGRGTYRVSLEGVERKSEDAEE
- the pxpB gene encoding 5-oxoprolinase subunit PxpB — translated: MAIPPARRPLRSGFESDWRWRGSRPCRWRRSLSVRFLDGGESCLVVELGNEIDLAVNRQVRALGLTLEQARVKGVLEAVPTYRSLAIYYDPLVVSRDALKRQVGLLYGSLGDHVDQPSKMIEVPTVYGGEYGPDLEFVARHSSLSQDEVIRFHSESLYHVYMLGFMAGFPYLGDLSERLAVPRLSTPRLKVRAGSVGIGGRQTGVYPVESPGGWRIIGRTPVRLFDPSADVPTLLLPGDKVRFVRIEPQEYESERCGHL
- a CDS encoding 5-oxoprolinase subunit PxpA, translated to MTAKRIDLNSDVGESFGAWTIGSDEALMPYLTSASIACGWHGGDPQVMRRTVKLARTHGVRVGAHPGYPDLLGFGRRPMQLSPKEARDYLLYQIGALYAFAKAEGMRLQHVKPHGALYHMAANDRLLSKAVTGAITDVDPNLILVGPPGSELVGAGREAGLRVAVEGFGDRAYNEDGSLVSRSAPGALLTDSDAVADQVLLMVEGKVRAVTGRMISCSVDTVCLHGDTPGAPAIAKRLRERLALAGVKTMPLEEILVGQVS